A genomic segment from Rickettsia endosymbiont of Lasioglossum villosulum encodes:
- a CDS encoding phenylalanine 4-monooxygenase has protein sequence MSSLLDHPMVCSEQWEKFTEIDHEIWKTLFNRHTELLKNRATNEIVEGIEKLKICNDRIPKFSELNRILMKETNFSIIPVKGFIPEDLFFKFLAQRKFPSTCFIRQPHQLDYLEEPDIFHDVFGHVPLLVNPVFADFMQQIGLKGLEAIEAGMLKFASALYWFTVEFGLIQSNDNLRIYGAGIISSKGESIYSLESEIPMRLEFDLNKVIKTEYETDSFQKTYFVIKSFQQLFDMLNNLDWKKIKQ, from the coding sequence ATGTCATCTTTATTAGACCACCCAATGGTGTGTTCTGAGCAATGGGAAAAATTTACTGAAATAGATCATGAAATTTGGAAAACATTATTTAACAGACATACCGAATTATTAAAAAACAGAGCTACAAACGAAATAGTAGAAGGAATAGAAAAACTAAAAATTTGTAATGATCGAATTCCTAAATTTTCGGAGCTTAATAGAATATTAATGAAAGAAACCAATTTTTCTATAATACCGGTAAAAGGCTTTATACCTGAAGATTTATTTTTTAAATTTCTAGCACAGCGTAAATTTCCTTCTACCTGCTTTATTCGTCAGCCTCATCAGCTTGATTATTTGGAAGAACCCGATATATTCCATGACGTTTTCGGTCATGTGCCGTTACTTGTAAATCCCGTATTTGCTGACTTTATGCAGCAAATTGGGCTAAAAGGTTTAGAAGCCATTGAAGCGGGTATGCTTAAATTCGCCTCAGCTCTATACTGGTTTACGGTTGAATTCGGACTCATCCAGTCAAATGATAACTTGCGAATATACGGAGCTGGTATTATTTCCTCTAAAGGTGAATCTATTTACTCTTTAGAATCAGAAATTCCTATGCGTTTGGAGTTTGATTTAAATAAGGTGATAAAAACAGAGTATGAAACAGATTCTTTCCAGAAAACATATTTTGTAATTAAAAGTTTTCAACAGCTATTTGATATGCTAAATAATCTAGACTGGAAAAAGATAAAACAATAA
- a CDS encoding 4a-hydroxytetrahydrobiopterin dehydratase gives MTITCSLSDKKCIPCEGGVPPLEKKEIDKLLSELQNGWIVNKSGHLYKKYKFPDFMQPIEFANKIAEIAEQEVHHPDLTISWGACSVEIWTHKIDGLTESDFILAAKIEGILV, from the coding sequence ATGACAATAACATGTTCACTAAGTGATAAAAAATGTATTCCATGCGAGGGAGGTGTTCCACCTCTTGAGAAAAAAGAAATCGATAAATTACTATCTGAATTACAAAATGGATGGATAGTGAATAAGTCAGGACATCTATACAAAAAGTATAAGTTTCCTGATTTTATGCAACCTATAGAATTTGCTAATAAAATAGCTGAAATTGCTGAGCAGGAAGTACATCACCCAGATTTAACTATATCTTGGGGAGCATGCAGTGTAGAAATATGGACTCATAAAATTGATGGTCTTACTGAAAGCGATTTTATTTTAGCTGCAAAGATAGAGGGTATACTCGTTTAA
- the rplU gene encoding 50S ribosomal protein L21 — protein sequence MFAVIKAGGKQYKVDQNSVIKVEKIEGELGSKIQLNQVLMMGEYSKPSFIGTPLVKGAVVTAEITNQLRDNKIIVFKKKRRKNYRRKAGHRQELTELKILDITKQ from the coding sequence ATGTTCGCAGTTATAAAAGCAGGTGGAAAACAATATAAAGTAGACCAAAACAGCGTTATTAAAGTCGAAAAAATTGAAGGTGAGCTTGGCTCTAAAATTCAGCTTAATCAGGTTTTAATGATGGGTGAATATTCAAAGCCTTCTTTTATCGGTACTCCATTAGTAAAAGGAGCTGTTGTTACAGCTGAAATTACTAACCAGCTTAGAGATAATAAAATTATAGTTTTTAAGAAAAAACGTAGAAAAAATTATCGTCGTAAAGCCGGTCATCGTCAAGAATTGACAGAGCTGAAAATATTAGATATTACAAAACAATAA
- the rpmA gene encoding 50S ribosomal protein L27 → MATKKAGGSSRNGRDSAGRRLGVKKADGQYVIPGNIIVRQRGTKIHPGVNVGIGKDHTIFALTSGRVEFLTKRDHKIVNVTEIASA, encoded by the coding sequence ATGGCAACCAAAAAAGCTGGTGGTAGTTCTAGGAACGGAAGAGATTCAGCCGGTCGAAGACTTGGCGTTAAAAAAGCTGATGGGCAATATGTAATACCTGGCAATATTATAGTTAGACAACGTGGTACAAAAATCCACCCTGGAGTAAATGTTGGGATTGGTAAGGATCATACTATTTTTGCTTTAACATCAGGAAGAGTAGAGTTTTTAACTAAGCGTGATCATAAAATAGTAAACGTTACAGAAATCGCTAGTGCATAA
- a CDS encoding aspartate kinase, with protein MALIIQKFGGTSVATIDRIKKIIPIIKAEIAKNNQVIIVVSAMAGVTNQLVTLCNEVSSLNKSSQLAEYDVALSSGEIVTASLLALALQEENINARSFLAWQLPILTDDNHSKALVESVDTNLLNECLQQNIIPIIAGFQGINKHNRLATLGRGGSDTTAALIAAAMKADRCDIYTDVEGVFAADPRIIPKAKKIDEIDFSEMLELALSGAKVLHTRAAEIVMRYQIDMRILSTFAPEAGCTLITSKDKIMEKRIISGITSNKNLLYITIESCSLNFIQVASVIAQNNNHIELMQEIEHNKRYSFITDLTDKNSLHILLTNLKNNNQISNFTFDTEIATVSIIGHGIKNDLKLLEVILSKLAKDNINVQMVQISEIKIILLINDKQVEKTVLDLYDLLKISETEHC; from the coding sequence ATGGCCTTAATAATTCAAAAATTCGGTGGCACTTCCGTTGCAACTATTGACAGAATAAAAAAAATCATCCCTATTATAAAAGCTGAAATAGCTAAAAATAATCAAGTAATTATAGTAGTTTCTGCTATGGCAGGGGTCACTAATCAACTTGTTACATTATGTAATGAAGTATCAAGTCTTAATAAATCATCTCAACTTGCAGAATATGATGTAGCACTTTCTAGCGGTGAGATAGTTACGGCTTCATTGCTTGCACTTGCTCTTCAAGAAGAAAATATAAATGCCAGATCATTTTTGGCGTGGCAATTACCAATTTTGACTGATGATAATCACAGTAAAGCTTTAGTAGAATCAGTTGATACAAACTTATTGAACGAATGTTTACAACAAAATATTATTCCTATAATTGCTGGTTTTCAAGGAATCAATAAACATAATAGATTAGCTACATTAGGTAGAGGTGGGTCTGATACTACCGCTGCTTTAATTGCTGCAGCCATGAAAGCAGATAGGTGCGATATTTATACGGATGTAGAGGGTGTATTTGCTGCTGATCCAAGAATTATTCCAAAAGCAAAAAAGATAGACGAGATAGACTTTTCAGAAATGTTAGAGTTAGCATTAAGTGGAGCAAAAGTATTACATACAAGGGCAGCAGAAATAGTAATGCGATATCAAATAGATATGCGTATTCTTTCAACTTTTGCACCTGAAGCAGGTTGCACGTTAATCACTTCAAAAGATAAAATTATGGAAAAAAGAATAATTAGCGGCATTACTTCTAATAAAAATTTATTATATATAACTATAGAAAGCTGTTCGTTAAACTTTATTCAAGTTGCGAGTGTTATTGCACAAAATAATAATCATATTGAGTTGATGCAAGAAATAGAGCATAACAAAAGATATAGTTTTATTACTGATTTAACAGATAAAAATAGTTTACATATACTACTTACTAATTTGAAAAATAATAATCAAATAAGTAATTTTACCTTTGATACTGAAATTGCTACAGTTTCAATTATTGGTCATGGGATTAAAAATGATTTGAAATTGCTTGAAGTGATATTATCAAAATTAGCAAAAGATAATATCAATGTTCAAATGGTACAAATATCGGAAATTAAGATTATTCTATTAATAAATGATAAACAAGTAGAGAAAACAGTTCTTGATTTATATGATCTTCTTAAAATATCTGAAACAGAACACTGTTAA
- a CDS encoding MBL fold metallo-hydrolase, with translation MTSKKSERLPLSASITTDIPPITHDKNIRVSYVGHVTFLIQVQGLNILTDPVWSERASPFTFAGPKRIVKPGIDFADLPKIDFILISHNHYDHLDIKTINDLWLRDKPKIITPLKNDIIIKKHIKDAEIITLGWSESYKDKNIEYCLESAQHWSARGIFDKNEALWGTFIIKTKKGDICFIGDSGYNANIFKEIGEKYNILLSLIPIGAYEPRWFMQPVHMNPEEAVLAHLDLRSKFSIASHFDVFQLADEAFNAAPLELQQAIKKHNIQDDKFIIPKVGNFFLFDQNNKLL, from the coding sequence ATGACTTCAAAAAAGTCAGAAAGGTTACCATTATCGGCATCTATCACAACCGATATTCCTCCAATAACTCATGATAAGAATATAAGAGTAAGCTATGTAGGTCACGTTACTTTCTTAATTCAGGTGCAAGGTCTAAATATTTTAACTGATCCGGTATGGTCGGAGAGAGCAAGTCCTTTTACCTTTGCAGGACCGAAAAGAATAGTAAAGCCCGGTATCGATTTTGCTGATTTACCTAAAATCGATTTTATATTAATAAGCCATAATCATTATGATCATCTAGATATTAAAACGATTAACGATTTATGGCTGCGGGATAAGCCTAAAATTATTACTCCTCTTAAGAATGATATAATAATAAAAAAACATATTAAAGATGCTGAAATTATTACTTTAGGGTGGAGTGAATCTTACAAAGATAAAAATATAGAATATTGCTTAGAGTCAGCACAACATTGGTCAGCTAGAGGAATATTTGATAAGAACGAAGCGTTATGGGGAACTTTTATTATTAAAACCAAGAAAGGTGATATTTGTTTTATAGGCGATTCAGGTTATAATGCAAATATTTTTAAAGAGATCGGCGAAAAATATAATATTTTACTTAGCCTTATTCCAATAGGAGCTTATGAACCAAGATGGTTCATGCAACCGGTACATATGAACCCTGAGGAAGCAGTACTTGCTCATCTAGATTTACGATCTAAATTTTCTATAGCAAGTCATTTCGATGTCTTTCAATTAGCTGACGAAGCCTTTAACGCAGCTCCTTTAGAGTTACAGCAAGCAATTAAAAAGCATAACATCCAAGACGATAAATTTATCATCCCGAAAGTGGGTAATTTTTTCTTATTTGATCAAAATAATAAGTTACTTTAA
- a CDS encoding Rpn family recombination-promoting nuclease/putative transposase, with translation MSITRFLDPKNNFAFIQIFGREKNKDILIHFLNDILGYTGEEKIKEVTFLKTNQDPDIAVYRQSIVDVLCKDENGTQFIVEMQISKHPGFEKRAQLYAAKVYSRQIIKEDEHHKKMAVYAKLKGVIFLAIADFILFPNKEDWRSNHRLLDTKTYENDLQDFYFIFLELEKFNKELNQLENLQEKWAYFFKHAHESTLEEMEHLIGQDLIMKKAFYALDQASWSEEDLNTYEKMVKTEMDNLAVEEQKIEDAKNKVKMSMAKKMLANNEPTERITEYTGLTSEEIEKLK, from the coding sequence ATGTCAATTACACGCTTCCTTGACCCAAAGAATAATTTTGCATTCATACAAATATTTGGAAGAGAAAAGAATAAGGATATACTCATCCATTTTTTAAATGATATTTTAGGTTATACAGGGGAAGAAAAAATTAAAGAAGTTACTTTTTTAAAAACCAATCAAGACCCTGATATTGCAGTTTATAGACAATCTATTGTTGACGTATTGTGCAAAGATGAAAACGGCACGCAATTTATTGTAGAGATGCAGATAAGTAAACATCCAGGTTTTGAAAAAAGAGCCCAACTTTATGCTGCAAAAGTCTATTCAAGGCAAATAATCAAAGAGGATGAACATCACAAAAAAATGGCAGTATATGCCAAGCTAAAAGGCGTCATATTCCTAGCCATTGCCGATTTTATCCTATTCCCAAATAAAGAGGACTGGAGATCAAACCATAGGCTACTTGATACTAAAACCTATGAGAATGATTTACAGGATTTTTATTTTATTTTTTTAGAATTAGAGAAATTTAACAAAGAACTAAATCAATTAGAGAATCTTCAAGAAAAATGGGCATATTTCTTTAAACATGCACATGAAAGTACATTAGAAGAAATGGAGCATTTAATAGGTCAGGATCTTATTATGAAGAAAGCTTTTTACGCTTTAGATCAAGCTAGTTGGTCTGAAGAAGATCTCAACACCTATGAAAAAATGGTTAAAACTGAAATGGATAATTTAGCTGTAGAAGAGCAGAAAATTGAAGATGCTAAAAATAAAGTAAAAATGTCTATGGCAAAAAAAATGTTAGCTAATAATGAACCTACTGAAAGAATTACAGAGTATACAGGTTTAACTAGCGAAGAGATAGAGAAATTAAAATAA
- the tilS gene encoding tRNA lysidine(34) synthetase TilS: protein MLYEKFEHNINNLIGGFGLSKIAIAVSGGSDSVTLLYLASIWAKKNNIELFVLSVDHNLREQSKQEIEYIQNTANDLGLKFYSLSFDHQNNFSNLQERARKGRYDLMTSLCQKLDVLVLLTAHHEDDYIENFCLRLERKSGVFGLSSSSINWHNNTQVIRPLFNIPKSELVNYLVTNNIKWFEDQSNLSTKYRRNAVRQKLAKEEVYIKDDIITQQIKVNELVENKFKPELISAIAESVKISEYGFAFLDLIKFSGFSQEVRVQLINFLLIIISGQQRSARFYSVEPILKLIMQSLDFKNTLHGCVIKRMQNKLLIYREFGKKLPESKLLLDKQVVWDNRFRITKNHDIENCVATYLSLEDYKIIKKELDLEVLKNLSCGNHNAILFTLPIIKILEKVVAIPHISYYDNDIKSFNVSFAPDFTSRFTHFY, encoded by the coding sequence ATGCTATACGAAAAATTTGAACACAACATCAATAATTTAATAGGTGGTTTTGGCTTATCTAAAATAGCTATTGCGGTTTCTGGCGGTAGTGATTCAGTAACATTACTTTACCTTGCAAGTATCTGGGCTAAAAAAAATAATATAGAGTTATTTGTTTTATCGGTTGACCATAATTTAAGAGAGCAATCAAAGCAGGAAATTGAGTATATCCAAAATACTGCCAACGATTTAGGGCTTAAGTTTTATAGCCTTTCTTTCGATCATCAAAATAATTTTTCTAATTTACAGGAGCGAGCAAGAAAAGGGCGTTATGATTTAATGACTTCATTGTGCCAAAAGCTTGATGTATTAGTTCTATTAACCGCTCACCATGAAGATGATTATATAGAAAATTTTTGCCTTAGATTAGAGCGTAAAAGCGGCGTATTCGGACTTAGCAGCAGCAGCATAAACTGGCATAATAATACACAAGTAATTAGACCTCTGTTTAATATTCCTAAAAGCGAATTAGTAAATTATTTAGTTACAAATAATATTAAATGGTTTGAAGATCAATCAAATTTATCGACTAAATATAGACGTAATGCAGTTAGGCAGAAATTAGCTAAAGAGGAAGTTTATATTAAAGATGATATAATTACTCAGCAAATTAAAGTTAATGAATTAGTAGAAAATAAGTTTAAACCGGAATTAATATCCGCAATAGCCGAATCGGTAAAGATATCTGAATATGGCTTTGCTTTTCTTGATTTAATTAAATTTAGCGGATTTTCACAAGAAGTACGAGTGCAGCTAATTAACTTTTTACTGATAATAATTAGCGGACAGCAACGCTCGGCTCGTTTCTATTCGGTAGAGCCTATTTTAAAATTAATTATGCAAAGTTTGGATTTTAAAAATACTCTGCATGGTTGCGTAATTAAGCGTATGCAAAATAAATTATTAATATATCGGGAATTTGGTAAAAAGCTACCAGAAAGTAAGTTATTATTAGATAAGCAGGTTGTTTGGGATAATCGTTTTCGTATTACAAAAAACCATGACATAGAAAATTGTGTAGCAACATATTTATCGCTAGAAGATTATAAAATAATCAAGAAAGAACTAGATCTAGAAGTTTTAAAAAACCTATCTTGTGGAAACCACAATGCGATTTTATTTACCTTACCTATTATTAAAATACTTGAAAAAGTTGTAGCAATACCACATATATCATACTATGATAACGACATAAAGAGTTTTAACGTCTCTTTTGCTCCGGATTTTACATCTCGTTTTACACATTTTTACTGA